A portion of the Vulpes vulpes isolate BD-2025 chromosome 5, VulVul3, whole genome shotgun sequence genome contains these proteins:
- the LOC112930549 gene encoding olfactory receptor 9G4, with product MEVGNHTILTEFILVGFSADPRWQLILFGIFLMLYLMTLSGNMTLVILIRIDSRLHTPMYFFIGNLSFLDFWYTSVYTPKILANCVSEDKRISLAGCGAQLFFSCVVAYTECYLLAAMAYDRYAAICNPLLYSSMMSNSLCTGLVAGSYLGGLLNAIAHTANTFRLSFCGKNIIDHFFCDAPPLVKMSCTDTHVYEKVLLGVVGFTVLSSILAILVSYCNILLAILRIRSASGRRKAFSTCASHLISVMLFYGSLLFMYSRPSSTYSLERDKVAALFYTVVNPLLNPLIYSLRNKDVKEAFWKATQTIRLQR from the coding sequence ATGGAAGTAGGAAACCATACCATTCTGACTGAATTCATCTTGGTGGGCTTCTCAGCAGACCCACGGTGGCAGCTGATTCTATTTGGAATATTTCTGATGCTCTATTTGATGACTTTGTCAGGGAACATGACCCTGGTTATCCTAATCCGAATTGATTCCCGCTTGCACACCCCTATGTACTTCTTCATTGGCAATTTGTCCTTTTTGGATTTTTGGTACACTTCTGTGTATACTCCCAAAATCTTGGCTAATTGTGTCTCAGAAGATAAACGTATTTCCTTGGCTGGATGTGGAGCCCAGTTGTTCTTTTCCTGTGTTGTAGCCTACACTGAATGCTATCTCCTAGCAGCCATGGCATATGACCGGTATGCAGCAATCTGTAACCCATTGCTTTATTCAAGTATGATGTCCAATTCTCTCTGTACTGGGCTTGTTGCCGGCTCCTACTTAGGAGGACTTTTGAATGCCATAGCCCATACTGCTAACACTTTCCGCTTGAGTTTCTGTGGTAAAAATATCATTGACCACTTCTTCTGCGATGCACCACCATTGGTAAAAATGTCTTGTACAGATACTCATGTCTATGAAAAAGTCCTCCTGGGTGTGGTGGGCTTCACAGTCCTTTCCAGCATTCTTGCCATCCTGGTTTCCTATTGCAACATCCTTCTGGCTATCCTGAGGATCCGCTCGGCTTCAGGAAGGCGCAAAGCCTTCTCCACCTGTGCTTCACACCTCATTTCGGTCATGCTCTTCTATGGATCCTTGCTCTTCATGTATTCAAGGCCAAGTTCCACCTACTCCCTGGAGAGAGACAAAGTGGCTGCTCTGTTCTACACTGTGGTCAACCCATTGCTCAACCCTCTCATCTATAGCCTGAGAAACAAAGACGTCAAAGAGGCCTTCTGGAAAGCAACACAAACTATAAGGCTGCAGAGATGA
- the LOC112930548 gene encoding olfactory receptor 9G19-like, with the protein MDEKNFTEVKEFILLGFTADLWLQKVLFVIFLFIYVTSLSGNMTLISLICADSRLHTAMYFFIGNLSFLDLWYSSVYAPQILRTCMAEDKSISFAGCLAQFFFSAGLAYSECYLLAAMAYDRYVAISNPLLYSQTMSSRLCASLVAASYLGGFLNSTIITSETFTLSFCGSNVIDDYFCDLPPLVKLACDVKESYQSVLYFILASNVIAPTVLILASYLFIIAAILKIRSTQGRLKAVSTCGSHLTAVTLYYGSILFIYSRPSTSYALERDKVVSVFYTVVIPLLNPLIYSLRNKDVKEALKKMLDKAPFS; encoded by the coding sequence ATGGATGAGAAAAATTTCACCGAAGTGAAAGAATTTATACTTCTAGGGTTCACAGCAGACTTGTGGTTACAGAAAGTACTCTTTGTTATTTTCCTCTTCATCTATGTCACCAGTCTTTCAGGGAACATGACTCTGATTTCTCTGATCTGTGCTGATTCTCGGCTCCACACAGCCATGTATTTCTTCATTGGGAATCTTTCATTCCTTGATCTCTGGTACTCTTCTGTCTATGCTCCCCAAATTCTTAGGACTTGTATGGCTGAAGACAAAAGCATATCTTTTGCTGGCTGCCTAGCTCAGTTCTTCTTCTCTGCTGGTCTGGCATACAGTGAGTGTTACCTGTTGGCTGCCATGGcttatgaccgctatgtggccatctccAACCCTTTGCTTTATTCCCAGACAATGTCCTCAAGGTTATGTGCCAGTCTTGTTGCAGCTTCATACCTTGGTGGCTTTCTTAACTCAACCATCATTACCAGCGAGACATTTACCTTGAGCTTCTGTGGGAGCAATGTCATTGATGATTATTTCTGTGACCTGCCACCCCTTGTAAAGCTGGCCTGCGATGTGAAGGAGAGCTACCAGTCTGTGCTCTATTTCATACTGGCCTCCAATGTCATTGCTCCCACTGTGCTGATCCTGGCCTCTTACCTCTTCATCATTGCTGCTATCTTGAAGATCCGCTCCACTCAGGGACGCCTCAAAGCTGTCTCCACCTGTGGCTCTCATCTGACAGCTGTCACCTTGTACTATGGCTCTATTCTCTTTATTTACTCCCGACCAAGTACCAGTTATGCTCTGGAAAGGGATAAAGTGGTGTCAGTGTTCTATACTGTGGTGATACCATTGTTGAATCCCTTGATCTATAGCTTAAGAAATAAGGATGTTAAAGAGGCTCTGAAGAAAATGTTAGATAAGGCaccattttcttaa